The following proteins are co-located in the Bradyrhizobium sp. AZCC 2176 genome:
- a CDS encoding helix-turn-helix domain-containing protein — protein sequence MNAHASAARAERTQPVHIGDHLREWRQRRHLSQLDLAGDAEISARHLSFVETGRAAPSREMVLKLAERLEVPLRERNVLLVAAGFAPAFPQRSLDDPALKSARQAIDLVLKAHEPNPALAYDRHWNLVTANRMVAPLLEGIPPHLLGQPFNILRLAFHPEGLAPHTVNLAEWSAHLLERLHRQCEATADPELLKLYQELKAYRMPARSGPVSADNVAIPFKLRSASGEVLSFISTTMVFGTPVDITLQELALETFFPADDLTAERMRQMAAKLP from the coding sequence ATGAACGCACATGCTTCCGCGGCGCGAGCCGAACGAACCCAGCCCGTCCATATCGGGGATCACCTGCGCGAATGGCGTCAGCGCCGCCATCTGAGCCAGCTCGATCTGGCGGGAGATGCCGAGATATCTGCCCGTCATCTCAGTTTTGTGGAGACCGGCCGCGCCGCGCCGTCGCGCGAAATGGTGCTGAAGCTCGCTGAGCGATTGGAGGTTCCCTTGCGTGAACGCAACGTGCTGCTGGTCGCGGCGGGGTTTGCCCCGGCCTTTCCGCAGCGCTCGCTCGACGATCCCGCGCTCAAATCAGCCCGTCAGGCGATCGATCTCGTGCTCAAGGCCCACGAGCCCAATCCGGCGCTGGCCTATGACCGGCACTGGAATCTGGTGACGGCCAACCGCATGGTGGCGCCGCTGCTCGAAGGCATACCGCCGCATCTGCTCGGGCAGCCCTTCAACATTTTGCGTCTGGCCTTTCATCCCGAGGGGCTGGCGCCGCACACGGTCAATCTCGCCGAATGGAGCGCGCATCTCCTGGAGCGGCTGCACCGGCAGTGCGAGGCGACGGCCGATCCCGAACTGCTAAAGCTGTATCAGGAATTGAAAGCCTATCGAATGCCGGCGCGTTCGGGTCCGGTCTCGGCCGATAATGTCGCGATTCCATTCAAGCTGCGGAGCGCGAGCGGAGAGGTGCTGAGCTTCATCTCGACCACCATGGTATTCGGTACGCCGGTCGATATCACGCTGCAGGAGCTGGCGCTGGAGACCTTCTTTCCCGCCGACGATCTGACCGCCGAGCGGATGCGGCAGATGGCGGCAAAGCTGCCGTAG
- a CDS encoding MarR family winged helix-turn-helix transcriptional regulator — translation MAKSPSKPITEHLAYLLAQANREINRQLDARFRKEGVPVEQWRILKVLSDGKGHSMGELAEAVLLNHPTLTKMVDRMVSDALVYRVQDADDRRKVLMFSSDRGKALTQRLNSLALSQEAFIAENYGDKATAELKRLLESLIEKAN, via the coding sequence TTGGCCAAATCGCCCAGCAAACCCATCACCGAGCATCTGGCTTATCTGCTTGCGCAGGCGAACCGGGAGATCAATCGTCAGCTCGATGCGCGGTTTCGCAAGGAAGGCGTGCCGGTCGAGCAATGGCGTATTCTGAAGGTGCTTTCGGATGGCAAGGGCCATTCGATGGGCGAACTCGCCGAGGCGGTACTGCTTAATCACCCGACCCTGACCAAGATGGTCGACCGAATGGTGTCCGATGCGCTCGTCTACCGGGTCCAGGACGCCGACGACCGGCGCAAGGTTTTGATGTTCTCCTCCGATCGCGGCAAGGCACTGACCCAGCGCCTGAACTCGCTGGCGCTGAGCCAGGAAGCCTTTATCGCCGAGAATTACGGCGACAAGGCCACGGCTGAATTGAAACGCCTGCTGGAAAGCCTGATCGAGAAGGCGAACTGA
- a CDS encoding substrate-binding domain-containing protein → MLSLTQFGKFGAPFMPPEWLLRGSPEFGSRSSGPSPRLFRERRDRRKLRIANFVGLSGPSGIWGPASINSTLLGVSEINRRGGILGREIEVAFHDTGGDINDVTQTACDIVASEDADLVMGSHISAVRVALRKVVAGQIPYLYTPVYEGGERTPGVMAIGETPRAQWRPAIEWLANTRHASNWYLIGSDYVWPWLSHKAIKKYIADAGGRVVGEEFVPIGEHSHSAQLARIQAAKPDVVLITLIGADSVVFNRTFGEQGLGSRMLRLAGAMDETVLLGIGADNTENLFCASGYFIDTASRDNDAFRSQYEASFGRHAPPLGSIAQSNYEGLRFLETIASRAGSLARKPLLSAAANVDYQGARGTIGIRRGSASMPIYLAAANGLDFRLIKQF, encoded by the coding sequence TTGCTCTCGCTAACGCAATTTGGAAAGTTCGGCGCGCCGTTCATGCCGCCGGAATGGCTGCTCAGGGGATCCCCGGAGTTCGGTTCGAGAAGCTCCGGGCCATCGCCGCGCCTGTTTCGTGAGCGCCGCGACCGCAGGAAATTGCGCATTGCCAATTTTGTCGGACTGTCGGGTCCGTCGGGAATCTGGGGGCCGGCCTCCATCAACAGTACGCTGCTGGGCGTTTCCGAGATCAACCGCCGCGGCGGCATTCTGGGCCGTGAGATTGAAGTCGCGTTCCATGACACCGGCGGCGATATCAACGACGTGACGCAGACGGCTTGCGACATTGTCGCGTCCGAAGACGCAGACCTCGTGATGGGCTCGCATATCAGCGCGGTCAGGGTGGCGTTGCGCAAGGTCGTCGCCGGACAAATTCCCTACCTTTACACGCCGGTATATGAGGGCGGCGAGCGAACGCCCGGCGTCATGGCCATCGGCGAGACGCCGCGCGCGCAATGGCGCCCGGCCATCGAGTGGCTCGCCAACACCAGGCACGCGTCGAACTGGTATCTGATCGGCAGCGACTATGTCTGGCCATGGCTCTCGCACAAGGCGATCAAGAAATACATCGCGGATGCCGGCGGGCGTGTCGTCGGCGAAGAATTCGTGCCCATCGGCGAGCACAGTCACAGCGCCCAGCTCGCGCGGATCCAGGCCGCCAAGCCCGATGTGGTTCTGATCACGTTGATCGGCGCCGACAGCGTCGTCTTCAACCGTACCTTTGGCGAGCAGGGGCTCGGCTCCCGAATGCTCCGTCTGGCCGGCGCGATGGACGAGACCGTGCTGCTCGGGATCGGCGCTGACAATACCGAAAACCTGTTCTGCGCGTCCGGCTATTTCATTGACACGGCCTCCCGCGACAACGATGCCTTCCGCAGCCAATACGAGGCGTCGTTCGGTCGCCACGCACCGCCGCTCGGCTCAATCGCACAATCGAACTACGAAGGGCTGCGGTTTCTGGAAACGATCGCGTCGCGCGCAGGATCGCTGGCAAGGAAGCCGCTACTCTCGGCTGCCGCGAATGTGGACTATCAGGGCGCGCGAGGCACCATTGGCATCCGGCGCGGCAGTGCCAGCATGCCGATCTATCTTGCGGCGGCCAACGGGCTCGACTTTCGTTTGATCAAACAATTCTGA
- a CDS encoding amidase: MTVALPTPDQLRAVADQCGLALTDEDVVSFRGLMQGSVDAYNAVAAMPDEVPIVKYPRTPGYRPGPEENPRNAWYRKSTVKGSASGKLKGKVVALKDNIMLAGVPMMNGSATLEGYVPDFDATIVTRMLDAGAEIAGKTHCESFCISGGSHTNSTGPVHNPHKMGYSAGGSSSGSAVVVALGEVDMAIGGDQGGSIRMPSSFSGTYGMKPTWGLVPYTGVMPIEIFVDHTGPMTASVADNALLLEVLAGDDGYDPRIKAPTVQEYTKALGGGVKGMKIAIVKEGFEQVGAEPAVNESVREAAKRLASLGATVEEVSIPMHMVGPAIWTPIGAEGIAQTMMFGDGYGLSRSDLYSTSLMDFHRGWRGQADSLSETTKLFLMLGVYINNNFGPRYYGKAVNISRRLTAAYDKVLESYDLLLMPTTPMKATPLPAPGAPREEVCARAFEMITNTAPFDITHHPAMSLPCGMADGLPVGLMLVGRHFDEMTIYRAAHAFEQSGDWKKM, from the coding sequence GTGACAGTAGCGCTTCCAACCCCCGATCAACTGCGCGCGGTGGCCGACCAATGCGGCCTGGCATTGACCGACGAGGATGTCGTCTCGTTCCGCGGATTGATGCAGGGCTCCGTCGATGCCTATAACGCCGTGGCTGCGATGCCCGACGAAGTCCCGATCGTCAAATACCCGCGGACGCCGGGCTATCGGCCTGGCCCGGAGGAAAATCCGCGCAACGCCTGGTACCGCAAATCGACCGTCAAGGGTTCCGCGAGCGGCAAGCTGAAAGGCAAGGTCGTGGCGCTGAAGGACAACATCATGCTGGCCGGGGTGCCGATGATGAACGGCTCCGCGACGCTCGAAGGCTACGTGCCGGATTTCGACGCCACCATCGTCACACGCATGCTCGATGCCGGCGCCGAGATTGCCGGCAAGACCCATTGCGAGTCGTTTTGCATATCCGGCGGTAGCCACACCAATTCGACCGGGCCCGTCCACAATCCCCACAAGATGGGTTACTCCGCCGGTGGATCGTCCTCGGGGAGTGCGGTCGTTGTCGCTCTCGGCGAGGTCGATATGGCGATCGGTGGCGACCAGGGCGGATCGATCCGGATGCCGTCCTCGTTCAGCGGCACCTACGGCATGAAGCCGACCTGGGGACTGGTGCCCTATACCGGCGTCATGCCGATCGAAATCTTCGTCGATCATACCGGGCCGATGACCGCGAGCGTTGCCGACAACGCCCTGCTGCTCGAAGTGCTCGCCGGGGACGACGGCTATGATCCGCGGATCAAGGCACCCACGGTGCAGGAATATACCAAGGCGCTTGGCGGCGGCGTCAAGGGCATGAAAATCGCCATCGTCAAGGAAGGTTTTGAGCAGGTTGGCGCCGAACCCGCTGTCAACGAAAGCGTGCGGGAAGCGGCAAAGCGACTCGCGAGCCTCGGCGCCACCGTCGAGGAAGTCTCGATCCCGATGCACATGGTGGGACCGGCAATCTGGACACCGATCGGAGCGGAGGGCATCGCGCAGACCATGATGTTTGGCGACGGCTATGGTCTCAGCCGTTCGGACCTCTACTCGACGTCGCTGATGGATTTTCACCGCGGGTGGCGCGGGCAGGCGGACTCGCTCTCGGAAACGACAAAACTTTTTCTGATGCTTGGCGTCTACATCAACAATAATTTCGGTCCGCGTTACTACGGGAAGGCCGTTAACATCTCCCGTCGCCTGACTGCGGCCTATGACAAGGTGCTGGAGAGCTATGATCTGCTCCTGATGCCGACCACGCCGATGAAGGCGACGCCGTTGCCTGCGCCGGGCGCTCCCCGCGAGGAGGTGTGCGCGCGGGCGTTCGAGATGATCACCAACACCGCGCCGTTCGACATCACGCACCACCCGGCGATGTCGCTGCCGTGCGGCATGGCGGACGGACTTCCCGTCGGCCTGATGCTGGTCGGCCGGCATTTCGATGAAATGACCATCTATCGCGCGGCACATGCCTTCGAGCAGTCCGGCGACTGGAAGAAAATGTAG
- a CDS encoding branched-chain amino acid ABC transporter permease, translating to MDNLFVALFEILSFGAIVVLVVLGLGIIASMMGIFNFAQGEFVLLGAYVTYIVYSAGLPVWLGMLAAPFVVGALGFVLERSIVRRFYAAPVVAMLGTYALGLIIREIVRGLIGGLYLSVPEPLGGSVSIGTMHFSTWRLVIILITALVMIGSYLLLARTAFGLRIRASLENPALARASGISTNAIYGATFAFGAALAGLAGALIVPVFSLFADLGLRFLIQGFVAVMVGGVGSFAGPVAGAGVIGTLAAALPWIIPPVIADVLVFVLAIIFIKFRPQGLISTKGI from the coding sequence ATGGATAATCTGTTCGTCGCACTGTTCGAGATCCTGAGTTTCGGCGCGATCGTCGTCCTGGTCGTGCTGGGGCTCGGGATTATCGCCAGCATGATGGGTATCTTCAATTTCGCCCAGGGCGAGTTCGTCCTGCTTGGCGCCTATGTCACCTATATCGTCTACAGCGCGGGCCTGCCGGTCTGGCTTGGAATGCTGGCTGCGCCCTTTGTCGTCGGCGCTCTGGGGTTTGTCCTGGAGCGGAGCATCGTCCGGCGATTTTACGCCGCACCCGTCGTGGCGATGCTCGGTACCTACGCACTCGGGCTCATCATCCGCGAGATCGTCCGCGGTTTGATCGGCGGGTTGTACCTGTCGGTCCCGGAGCCGCTCGGCGGTTCGGTCAGTATCGGAACCATGCATTTTTCCACCTGGCGGCTTGTCATCATTCTCATTACCGCACTCGTGATGATCGGCAGCTATCTGCTGCTGGCGCGCACTGCCTTCGGGTTGCGAATTCGGGCGTCGCTGGAAAATCCTGCGCTCGCCCGCGCATCCGGCATTTCGACCAACGCGATCTATGGCGCGACGTTTGCGTTCGGCGCCGCACTCGCAGGCCTTGCGGGTGCGCTGATCGTGCCGGTGTTCTCGCTATTTGCCGATCTCGGCCTGCGCTTCCTGATTCAGGGGTTCGTCGCCGTCATGGTCGGCGGGGTCGGCTCGTTCGCAGGGCCGGTGGCGGGCGCCGGTGTGATCGGAACGCTCGCCGCAGCGCTGCCATGGATCATTCCGCCTGTGATCGCCGACGTCCTCGTGTTCGTTCTCGCCATCATCTTCATCAAGTTTAGGCCGCAAGGCCTGATTTCAACAAAGGGGATTTAG
- a CDS encoding substrate-binding protein produces MFNDRSHLSRRRFLSNLAFASTAIATGVGSWVVRPDWANAASDPIKVGIATDLTGPIGYAGNADANVAKMVIKEINDAGGLLGRPLELFIEDTASNESVAVGNVRKLIQRDKVDLVLGGITSSMRNAIKDVIVARGKTLYIYPQLYEGKECTPYLFCTGPTPAQQCDEFIPWLIKNGGKRFALPSANYVWPHTLNVYARKVIEANGGEVIFEEYYPLDQIDFSATVNRVISNKVDVVFNTVIPPGVGPFFKQLYEAGFLKNGGRLSCVYYDENTLNINQAAEIEGLASCLDYFKALTPEDPFSAKLQATYEKQFPGTFLFAAGSAATGTYRGLKLWEAAVKEAGKVDRDAVAAALDHAKIAEGPGGPAEMVPGKRHCKMKMYTAVAKGGNYEIVARSAGLVDPKEC; encoded by the coding sequence ATGTTCAACGACCGCAGCCATCTCAGTCGCCGGCGATTTCTCTCCAACCTCGCTTTTGCCAGTACCGCCATTGCCACAGGCGTCGGCAGTTGGGTCGTCCGCCCCGACTGGGCGAACGCGGCTTCGGATCCGATCAAGGTTGGCATCGCGACCGACTTGACCGGTCCGATCGGCTACGCCGGCAATGCGGACGCGAATGTCGCGAAAATGGTGATCAAGGAGATCAACGACGCCGGTGGACTGCTTGGTCGGCCGCTGGAACTGTTCATTGAGGACACCGCGTCGAATGAATCCGTCGCCGTCGGCAACGTCCGCAAGCTGATTCAGCGCGACAAGGTCGATCTGGTGTTGGGAGGTATCACCAGTTCGATGCGCAACGCCATCAAGGACGTGATCGTCGCGCGCGGCAAGACGCTCTACATTTATCCGCAGCTATACGAGGGCAAGGAATGCACGCCCTACCTGTTCTGCACCGGCCCGACGCCAGCGCAGCAGTGCGACGAATTCATTCCCTGGCTGATCAAGAACGGCGGCAAGAGGTTCGCGCTGCCGAGCGCCAACTATGTATGGCCGCACACCCTCAACGTCTATGCACGCAAGGTGATCGAGGCCAATGGCGGCGAAGTCATCTTCGAGGAATACTACCCGCTCGACCAGATCGATTTCAGTGCCACTGTAAACCGGGTCATTTCCAACAAGGTCGATGTGGTGTTCAACACCGTAATCCCGCCGGGGGTAGGGCCGTTCTTCAAGCAGCTTTACGAGGCGGGATTTCTGAAGAATGGCGGCCGGCTGTCGTGCGTCTACTACGACGAGAACACGCTCAACATCAACCAGGCCGCCGAGATCGAAGGCCTTGCGAGTTGCCTCGATTATTTCAAGGCGCTGACGCCGGAAGATCCGTTCAGCGCCAAGCTTCAGGCAACCTATGAAAAGCAATTCCCGGGCACATTCCTGTTTGCCGCGGGAAGTGCCGCGACCGGGACCTATCGTGGCCTCAAACTATGGGAAGCAGCCGTCAAGGAAGCCGGCAAGGTCGATCGCGACGCGGTTGCGGCTGCGCTGGACCATGCAAAGATCGCCGAAGGTCCCGGCGGGCCTGCGGAAATGGTTCCCGGCAAACGGCATTGCAAGATGAAGATGTATACGGCGGTTGCCAAGGGCGGCAATTATGAGATCGTTGCGCGCAGCGCCGGCCTCGTCGATCCCAAAGAATGCTAA